A window of the Dyadobacter pollutisoli genome harbors these coding sequences:
- a CDS encoding helix-turn-helix domain-containing protein, which translates to MFSERLKHLIEYLGISITSFEASIGVSKGAIAKPIKNQKTVGVEVLGKILIKYSNVNLEWLVCGVDSMLKDNRDNRQGNIEDHPSENLITITKDEFIELQRKALRQEDRIRELERQVQELGKTN; encoded by the coding sequence ATGTTTTCTGAGCGTTTAAAGCACCTAATAGAATATCTAGGAATATCAATCACATCATTTGAGGCTTCCATTGGAGTTTCAAAAGGAGCAATTGCGAAACCGATTAAAAACCAGAAGACAGTAGGAGTGGAGGTGTTGGGTAAAATTTTGATCAAATATTCAAATGTCAACTTAGAATGGTTAGTTTGCGGTGTAGATTCAATGTTGAAGGATAACCGAGACAACCGCCAGGGGAACATTGAAGATCATCCATCGGAGAACCTGATTACCATTACCAAAGATGAATTTATTGAGTTGCAGCGTAAGGCTTTGCGGCAGGAGGATCGGATAAGGGAGTTGGAGAGGCAGGTGCAGGAGTTGGGGAAGACTAACTGA
- a CDS encoding type II toxin-antitoxin system HicA family toxin, translated as MNAKQLVKLLEESGWQEVRCSGSHRIFQHPDKNGSLPVPFHGSKDIPIGTLRKILKLSGLK; from the coding sequence ATGAATGCTAAACAGTTAGTCAAACTGCTTGAAGAAAGCGGATGGCAAGAAGTGAGATGTAGCGGAAGCCATCGGATTTTCCAGCATCCTGATAAAAATGGATCTCTCCCGGTACCATTTCATGGAAGCAAAGACATTCCAATCGGAACACTCCGTAAAATCTTGAAACTGTCCGGTCTAAAATAA